A stretch of the Cucurbita pepo subsp. pepo cultivar mu-cu-16 chromosome LG16, ASM280686v2, whole genome shotgun sequence genome encodes the following:
- the LOC111777822 gene encoding uncharacterized protein LOC111777822 isoform X2 encodes MEQELGNAMHSEENKDSTEKNKKRKLKTPTQLIALEKFYNDHKYPTEEMKSQLAEQLGLTEKQISGWFCHRRLKDKRFCETYTSVRQDRSSGVIQDHGSGLAQDSCGSTKNGDYWHVDPREVESQKPYGRELATDNVLERRTHYAENVSNMENTSSESSSSLKDRLLSQSENPYDTEVSQYLTHESAFPPSNPKALNSLRYKPSGYLKVKGEAENAAITAVKRQLGVQYREDGPSLGVEFQPLPPGAFESQAKGPIHDSYYVGNALLPRSPDTLTMKKQRALVSRYEVLSSNMSSQDSYMEEAAPTGITCRPECQENNSIYPLKKCSNYYNKTDPFPRQNSPLNMYEESGGLTLSSSSKRDRRMNSDYNVPRSRTGSVSNNHGSYSSKVASEQTETPLHNRGSVGSKSFCRSGYLDYNPKKMSKEMFNGEEKAVNESSDPVRGKIPPTNELAVAYRSPLDLPRSGYAAKASFSEKPGRKNHTSRSTMEMPYSFTVDEAEDTSSSLD; translated from the exons ATGGAACAAG AGTTGGGTAATGCTATGCATTCGGAGGAGAACAAAGATTCGAcggagaagaacaagaaacgGAAGCTGAAGACACCAACCCAGTTGATTGCTTTAGAGAAGTTCTACAATG ACCATAAGTATCCGACCGAGGAAATGAAATCACAGCTTGCAGAGCAGCTAGGCTTGACTGAAAAGCAAATATCTGGATGGTTTTGCCACAGAAGATTAAAAGACAAACGATTTTGTGAAACATATACGAGCGTTCGACAGGATCGTTCCAGTGGTGTTATACAAGATCATGGCAGTGGACTTGCACAAGATTCATGTGGTAGCACCAAAAATGGAGACTATTGGCATGTTGATCCACGTGAAGTCGAGAGTCAAAAGCCTTACGGTCGTGAGCTAGCTACCGATAATGTTCTTGAGCGTAGGACTCACTATGCAGAAAATGTTAGTAATATGGAAAATACATCTTCGGAAAGCAGCTCGTCTTTAAAAGATAGGTTATTATCTCAAAGTGAGAATCCATATGATACAGAAGTTTCTCAGTATTTAACGCATGAGAGCGCTTTTCCACCGTCGAATCCAAAGGCTTTAAACTCGCTGCGATACAAACCGTCTGGCTATTTAAAAGTGAAGGGGGAAGCTGAAAATGCTGCTATTACTGCTGTTAAGAGACAGTTGGGCGTGCAATATCGGGAGGATGGTCCATCACTTGGCGTCGAATTCCAGCCACTTCCTCCTGGTGCATTCGAGTCCCAAGCTAAAGGTCCAATCCATG ATTCATACTATGTCGGAAATGCGCTACTTCCTCGTTCTCCAGACACGTTGACGATGAAGAAACAACGAGCTCTCGTCTCA AGGTACGAAGTGCTTAGTTCAAATATGAGTTCTCAGGACTCATATATGGAGGAAGCAGCCCCCACTGGCATTACATGTAGACCTGAGTGTCAGGAAAATAATTCTATTTACCCTTTAAAGAAATGTTCCAACTATTACAACAAAACCGATCCGTTTCCCCGCCAGAACTCTCCCTTGAATATGTACGAGGAATCCGGTGGGTTGACACTTTCTAGTAGTAGTAAAAGGGATCGCCGAATGAACTCGGACTATAACGTTCCTAGAAGTAGGACGGGCTCTGTTTCCAACAACCATGGCTCCTACTCTTCGAAAGTTGCTAGTGAACAGACAGAGACGCCGTTGCATAACCGTGGCAGTGTTGGCTCGAAGAGTTTTTGTAGGAGTGGTTATTTGGACTATAATCCTAAAAAGATGTCAAAG GAAATGTTcaatggagaagaaaaggcAGTAAATGAAAGTAGTGATCCAGTTAGAGGGAAGATCCCACCAACAAATGAATTGGCT GTTGCGTATCGATCTCCGTTGGATTTACCTCGGTCAGGCTATGCAGCTAAAGCGTCATTTTCTGAAAAACCAGGGCGGAAAAATCATACTAGCAG GTCCACAATGGAGATGCCATACAGCTTCACTGTTGACGAAGCTGAAGATACCAGCTCATCGTTAGATTGA
- the LOC111777822 gene encoding uncharacterized protein LOC111777822 isoform X1 yields the protein MEQVICCFVLNSELGNAMHSEENKDSTEKNKKRKLKTPTQLIALEKFYNDHKYPTEEMKSQLAEQLGLTEKQISGWFCHRRLKDKRFCETYTSVRQDRSSGVIQDHGSGLAQDSCGSTKNGDYWHVDPREVESQKPYGRELATDNVLERRTHYAENVSNMENTSSESSSSLKDRLLSQSENPYDTEVSQYLTHESAFPPSNPKALNSLRYKPSGYLKVKGEAENAAITAVKRQLGVQYREDGPSLGVEFQPLPPGAFESQAKGPIHDSYYVGNALLPRSPDTLTMKKQRALVSRYEVLSSNMSSQDSYMEEAAPTGITCRPECQENNSIYPLKKCSNYYNKTDPFPRQNSPLNMYEESGGLTLSSSSKRDRRMNSDYNVPRSRTGSVSNNHGSYSSKVASEQTETPLHNRGSVGSKSFCRSGYLDYNPKKMSKEMFNGEEKAVNESSDPVRGKIPPTNELAVAYRSPLDLPRSGYAAKASFSEKPGRKNHTSRSTMEMPYSFTVDEAEDTSSSLD from the exons ATGGAACAAG tGATTTGTTGTTTTGTCTTGAACTCAGAGTTGGGTAATGCTATGCATTCGGAGGAGAACAAAGATTCGAcggagaagaacaagaaacgGAAGCTGAAGACACCAACCCAGTTGATTGCTTTAGAGAAGTTCTACAATG ACCATAAGTATCCGACCGAGGAAATGAAATCACAGCTTGCAGAGCAGCTAGGCTTGACTGAAAAGCAAATATCTGGATGGTTTTGCCACAGAAGATTAAAAGACAAACGATTTTGTGAAACATATACGAGCGTTCGACAGGATCGTTCCAGTGGTGTTATACAAGATCATGGCAGTGGACTTGCACAAGATTCATGTGGTAGCACCAAAAATGGAGACTATTGGCATGTTGATCCACGTGAAGTCGAGAGTCAAAAGCCTTACGGTCGTGAGCTAGCTACCGATAATGTTCTTGAGCGTAGGACTCACTATGCAGAAAATGTTAGTAATATGGAAAATACATCTTCGGAAAGCAGCTCGTCTTTAAAAGATAGGTTATTATCTCAAAGTGAGAATCCATATGATACAGAAGTTTCTCAGTATTTAACGCATGAGAGCGCTTTTCCACCGTCGAATCCAAAGGCTTTAAACTCGCTGCGATACAAACCGTCTGGCTATTTAAAAGTGAAGGGGGAAGCTGAAAATGCTGCTATTACTGCTGTTAAGAGACAGTTGGGCGTGCAATATCGGGAGGATGGTCCATCACTTGGCGTCGAATTCCAGCCACTTCCTCCTGGTGCATTCGAGTCCCAAGCTAAAGGTCCAATCCATG ATTCATACTATGTCGGAAATGCGCTACTTCCTCGTTCTCCAGACACGTTGACGATGAAGAAACAACGAGCTCTCGTCTCA AGGTACGAAGTGCTTAGTTCAAATATGAGTTCTCAGGACTCATATATGGAGGAAGCAGCCCCCACTGGCATTACATGTAGACCTGAGTGTCAGGAAAATAATTCTATTTACCCTTTAAAGAAATGTTCCAACTATTACAACAAAACCGATCCGTTTCCCCGCCAGAACTCTCCCTTGAATATGTACGAGGAATCCGGTGGGTTGACACTTTCTAGTAGTAGTAAAAGGGATCGCCGAATGAACTCGGACTATAACGTTCCTAGAAGTAGGACGGGCTCTGTTTCCAACAACCATGGCTCCTACTCTTCGAAAGTTGCTAGTGAACAGACAGAGACGCCGTTGCATAACCGTGGCAGTGTTGGCTCGAAGAGTTTTTGTAGGAGTGGTTATTTGGACTATAATCCTAAAAAGATGTCAAAG GAAATGTTcaatggagaagaaaaggcAGTAAATGAAAGTAGTGATCCAGTTAGAGGGAAGATCCCACCAACAAATGAATTGGCT GTTGCGTATCGATCTCCGTTGGATTTACCTCGGTCAGGCTATGCAGCTAAAGCGTCATTTTCTGAAAAACCAGGGCGGAAAAATCATACTAGCAG GTCCACAATGGAGATGCCATACAGCTTCACTGTTGACGAAGCTGAAGATACCAGCTCATCGTTAGATTGA